The Rhopalosiphum maidis isolate BTI-1 chromosome 1, ASM367621v3, whole genome shotgun sequence genome has a segment encoding these proteins:
- the LOC113547892 gene encoding nuclear pore complex protein Nup107, with protein MDDSTKAAIFEDFDTSQNEFQMDFTDDLTKSKFRKSQFNLSVSLTPGELSAIFDTPATQPKLNSENGLYNQFLDVLQAFRISSPLQLLEILQYFIDNCIDTISVLKDQNQNVDWLEQELNTWRLLLTLFQVQHLESEKVDNIVSDRDLSDALFKEDQKLKGIQRIVDWLEHCAAENMENEFMKDAKHFSDEEVAWPNTLGQLLKKELIYQSSGAMVTKLDPDAPNRESRSIHDLDQVDDDRLLTQVFTEIRCGRLEKAELLCCQYGQFWRSAIMEGWRLYHDPFYKPKEEQNPSDEILGNPNRDVWKACAWKISSDQKNSPYWRATIGILCGNIDAVLPVCNRWEDILWAHLHTIVNVAVESHIQTHKSNNFISLPEKYWEYKMTMDDIIAELKSNPKLAVRQEAHKPRRQIQQYFMTNQFRELVNTMADWAENSLESDPQFLRFLAHLILVIRWAGIQHDELAANSIIQKYIEVLIPMNDSLLVAYYTSQLEQASQVIIYSKFLEKSVLAEQRTQGLLAAEKFSLPVEEITKRIVETYRNRFTNMTTGQDLFSEITSDDCELISALDWIIYYPHQVEEAFIQINAVVRNFVAQGKIQAARLAFNKVQKDSINRLLNNSDIDIEKLLEFDMVLVSKRIQSLVLEYLAYKCYLDAEEGFAEWFHEYHQTKPIEPIKLHGNVDYAKKLVHDHHMEQYQTALSNWKKNVSSSSQIVVEQLFNLLFFPNGWLVDHENEDKNRHEHFELLRTICIPKIFMLLHTILHSAEKYTECIKLASYITDKTNKFYQLFTQADLKKLLAKIAESSVCLMESNNQELDPWGF; from the exons ATGGACGATTCTACCAAAGCTGCAATATTTGAAGATTTTGATACTA GCCAAAATGAATTTCAAATGGATTTTACTGATGATTTgactaaatcaaaatttagaaaatctcAGTTCAATTTGTCTGTTTCATTAACACCCGGGGAACTTAGTGCTATATTTGATACACCTGCGACTCAACCAAAACTAAATt ctgAAAATGGATTGTACAATCAGTTTCTAGATGTTCTTCAAGCATTTCGTATTAGTTCACCTCTACAACTTTTAGAAATACTTCAATACtttattgataattgtatAGACACCATATCCGTCTTAAAAGATCAaaatcaa aaTGTAGATTGGTTAGAACAAGAATTGAATACATGGCGTTTATTGTTAACACTTTTTCAAGTACAACATTTAGAATCTGAAAAAGTTGATAATATAGTTAGTGATCGAGATTTATCAGATGCCTTATTCAAAGAAGATCAGAAATTAAAAggg atACAAAGAATTGTCGATTGGCTAGAGCACTGTGCTGCTGAAAATATGGAAAATGAATTTATGAAAGACGCAAAACATTTCTCTGATGAGGAAGTCGCTTGGCCTAATACTTTAGGTCAATTATTG aaaaaagaaTTGATATATCAAAGTTCTGGAGCTATGGTCACTAAATTAGATCCAGATGCGCCTAACAGGGAATCAAGATCTATTCACGATCTAGACCAG gttgACGATGATAGACTTCTAACTCAAGTGTTTACTGAGATTCGTTGTGGTCGATTAGAAAAGGCTGAGCTGTTGTGTTGCCAATATGGTCAGTTTTGGAGGTCAGCAATAATGGAAGGATGGCGGTTATATCATGATCCATTTTATAAACCCAAAGAAGAACAGAACCCTTCAGATGAAATACTTGGGAATCCAAATAG AGATGTTTGGAAAGCGTGTGCTTGGAAAATATCATCAGACCAGAAAAATTCACCGTATTGGAGAGCTACTATTGGCATATTATGTGGAAACATTGATGCTGTTTTGCCTGTCTGTAACCGATGGGAGGACATTTTATGGGCACATCTTCATACTATAGTTAACGTAGCTGTTGAAAGCCACATACAAACACACAAATCCAACAACTTTATAAGTTTACCAGAGAAATATTGGGAGTATAA aatgacAATGGATGATATTATAGCTGAATTGAAATCCAATCCTAAATTGGCAGTACGTCAGGAAGCACATAAACCCAGACGTCAAATTCAGCAGTATTTTATGACCAATCAGTTTCGTGAATTAGTAAATACCATGGCAGATTGGGCTGAAAATAGTTTGGAATCTGATCCTCAGTTTTTACGTTTTCTTgcacatttaattttagtcatTCGATGGGCTGGAATTCAACATGATGAACTGGCTgcaaattcaataatacaaaaatatatagag GTCTTAATCCCAATGAATGATTCATTATTAGTAGCTTATTATACATCTCAATTGGAACAAGCTAgtcaagttattatatattccaaGTTTCTGGAAAAAAGTGTTTTGGCTGAACAACGAACTCAAGGATTGTTGGCTGCTGAAAAATTTTCACTTCCAGTGGAAGAGATAACTAAACGCATTGTAGAAACATACAg aaaccgATTTACCAATATGACTACTGGCCAAGATCTATTTTCGGAAATTACCAGTGATGACTGTGAACTAATTTCTGCATTAGattggataatttattatcctcACCAAGTAGAAGAggcatttatacaaattaatgccGTTGTACGTAACTTTGTTGCTCAAGGAAAAATCCAAGCAGCCCGTCTAGCATTTaataag GTTCAAAAGGATTCAAtcaatagattattaaataactctgATATTGATATTGAAAAACTCCTAGAATTTGACATGGTATTAGTTTCTAAAAGAATACAATCACTCGTCTTGGAATATTTAGCATATAAATGTTACTTG GACGCAGAAGAAGGATTTGCTGAATGGTTTCATGAATATCATCAGACCAAACCAATCGAACCAATCAAACTACATGGAAATGTAGATTATGCTAAAAAATTGGTCCATGATCACCACATGGAACAGTATCAAACAGCATTAAGCAACTGGAAAAAGAATGTATCCAGTTCATCACAA attGTTGTTGAACAACTCTttaatttgcttttttttCCTAATGGCTGGCTTGTTGACCATGAAAATGAGGACAAAAATCGCCATGAACATTTTGAACTTTTGCGAACTATTTGTATTCCTAAG atttttatgcttttacatactatattacatAGTGCTGAAAAGTATACTGAATGTATCAAGTTAGCTAGTTATATAACAGACAAGACCAATAAGTTCTATCAa TTATTCACTCAAGCTGATTTAAAGAAGTTATTAGCAAAGATTGCTGAATCATCAGTTTGTTTGATGGAGTCAAATAATCAAGAATTAGATCCTTGGGGATTCTGA